The following nucleotide sequence is from Corylus avellana chloroplast, complete genome.
TGAGTAAACAGAATTCCACACTCGATCTCATAGATACATATAGGATTCTGCGGAAAGCCGTATTCGATGAAAGTCGTATGTACGGCTTGGAGGGAGATCTTTCATATCTTTCGAGATCCACCCTACAATATGGGGTCAAAAAGCCAAAATAAATGATTTTCATTTTAGCCCTTATAAAAATAAAACTGATTCTTGAACCCCTTTCACGCTCATGTCACGTCGAGGTACTGCAGAAGAAAAAACTGCAAAATCCGATCCAATTTATCGTAATCGATTAGTTAACATGTTGGTTAACCGTATTCTGAAACACGGAAAAAAATCATTGGCTTATCAAATTATCTATCGAGCTATGAAAAAGATTCAACAAAAGACAGAAACGAATCCGCTATCTGTTTTACGTCAAGCAATACGTGGAGTAACTCCCGACATAGCAGTAAAAGCAAGACGTGTAGGCGGATCGACTCATCAAGTTCCCATTGAAATAGGATCCGCACAAGGAAAAGCACTTGCCATTCGTTGGTTATTAGGGGCATCCCGAAAACGCCCGGGTCGAAATATGGCTTTCAAGTTAAGTTCCGAATTAGTGGATGCTGCCAAAGGGAGTGGCGATGCCATACGTAAAAAGGAAGAGACTCATAGAATGGCAGAGGCAAATAGAGCTTTTGCACATTTTCGTTAATCCATGAACAGGATAGGATCTATATAGACACATAGACCCATGGATCCATACATCTCGATCGGAAAAGAATCAATAGAAAAAGAAAGAATCGGAATTGATTGATATATTTATCGAAACAAACGAAAGACGAAACATAAATCATGTATCAACTAAGCCCCCTCGGGGACCTGCTTAATAATAAGAAAGAGGAATCCCACGTAAATACCATGGAATAAGGTTTGATCCTATTCATGGGGATTCCGTAAATATTCCATTCCAAAAATAGAAAGTTCGAAACAATTGGGATTTTTTTTTGGAGATTGGATGCAGTTACTAATTCATGATCTGGCATGTACAGAATGAAAACTTCATTCTCGATTCTACGAGAATTTTTATGAAAGCCTTTCATTTGCTTCTCTTCGATGGAAGTTTTATTTTCCCAGAATGTATCCTAATTTTTGGCCTAATTCTTCTTCTGATGATCGATTCAACCTCTGATCAAAAAGATATACCTTGGTTATATTTCATCTCTTCAACAAGTTTAGTAATGAGCATAACGGCCCTATTGTTCCGATGGAGAGAAGAACCTATGATTAGCTTTTCGGGAAATTTCCAAAGGAACAATTTCAACGAAATCTTTCAATTTCTTATTTTACTATGTTCAACTTTATGTATTCCTCTATCCGTAGAGTACATTGAATGTACAGAAATGGTTATAACAGAGTTTCTGTTATTCGTATTAACAGCTACTCTAGGAGGAATGTTTTTATGCGGTGCTAACGATTTAATAACTATCTTTGTAGCTCCAGAATGTTTCAGTTTATGCTCCTACCTATTATCTGGATATACCAAGAAAGATGTACGGTCTAATGAGGCTACTATGAAATATTTACTCATGGGCGGGGCAAGCTCTTCTATTCTGGTTCATGGTTTCTCTTGGCTATATGGTTCATCCGGGGGAGAGATCGAGCTTCAAGAAATAGTGAATGGTCTTATCAATACACAAATGTATAACTCCCCAGGAATTTCAATTGCGCTTATATTCATCACTGTCGGAATTGGGTTCAAGCTTTCCCCAGCCCCTTCTCATCAATGGACTCCTGACGTATACGAAGGAGTGCGGTTCGTTCGATAAATTCCTACCTCTCTATCTATCTCTGAGATGTTTGGATTTTTCAAAACTCCATGGACATGTAGAAGAGAAATGCTATACCCACTCGGACCAAGACATAACTTTTACTTGTTCAAATAACAATTAAGGTGAAGCAGGGTCAGGAACAACGAATCTCTTTATGATAAACAGATTCATTTTGCAAGTTCGTTATTACGGGTAGTTCCTACAAAGGATCGGACTAATGACGTATACAATACTTGAATTCTCGATGTAGATGCTACATAGTTGGTTCTCATCCTTCAGAGACTACGAGTGTAATAGGAGCATCCGTCGACAAAAGGATCACCCTAAGATGATCATCTCATGGCTATTGAGAACGAATCAAATCAGATGGTTCTATTTCTCAATCTTTCTGACTTGCTCCTACGGAACCAAGGTCGAAAAGATTGAGAAAAATAGGTCATTCACAACCACTGATAAAGGATTCCTCGAAAAGTTAAGGATTAGTAATCCTTTTTAGAAATCGAATGGATTCGATCTTATCTTATACATACGCGAGGAAGGTAATAAAAAAAGGAAAGAAGACGAGTTCTTCTTTCTTTTATAACTTAGGAGCCGTGCGAGATGAAAGTCTCATGCACGGTTTTGAATGAGAGAAAAAAGTGAGGAATCCTCTTTTCGACTCTGACTCTCCCACTCCAGTCGTTGCTTTTCTTTCTGTTACTTCGAAAGTAGCTGCTTCAGCTTCAGCCACTCGAATTTTCGATATTCCTTTTTATTTCTCATCAAACGAATGGCATCTTCTTCTGGAAATCCTAGCTATTCTTAGCATGATATTTGGGAATCTCATTGCTATTACTCAAACAAGCATGAAACGTATGCTTGCGTATTCGTCCATAGGTCAAATCGGATATGTAATTATTGGAATAATTGTTGGAGACTCAAATGGTGGATATGCAAGCATGATAACTTATATGCTGTTCTATATCTCCATGAATCTAGGAACTTTTGCTTGCATTGTATCATTTGGTCTACGTACCGGAACTGATAACATTCGAGATTATGCAGGATTATACACGAAAGATCCTTTTTTGGCTCTCTCTTTCGCCCTATGTCTCTTATCCTTAGGAGGTCTTCCTCCACTAGCAGGTTTTTTCGGAAAACTTCATTTATTCTGGTGTGGATGGCAGGCAGGTCTATATTTCTTGGTTTCAATAGGACTCCTTACGAGCGTTGTTTCTATCTACTATTATCTAAAAATAATCAAGTTATTAATGACTGGACGAAACCAAGAAATAACCCCTCACGTGCGAAATTATAGAAGATCCCCTTTCAGTTTAAGATCAAACAATTCCATTGAATTGAGTATGATTGTATGTGTGATAGCATCTACTATACCAGGAATATCAATGAACCCGATTATTGAAATTGCTCAGGATACCCTTTTTTAGCTTCTAGAATCTATTTCTTAGTTCAAGATCCCTCTTACCTAACTGGAATCAAAGAATTAGTAGATCTGTTCCGCCCAAAATGGGAATGGGCTAGGGTTATGAACTTATAATCTCTAATCTGATGATCGAGTCGATTCCATGATTATAAGTTCATTCCATACCGGGACAGACCGGAATAGGGTTAGGTTATATACATTCTAATTATGAGAAGGGGTTATTCGAGCGTATCTAAATAGATACTATGTTTACATATGGATCCCTACGTCATTACATTCCATTTAGGATTAGGAATAGGCGTAATCGGACCTGCTTTTTACATCTCTCTCGTTATTTGGGACCCTATTCATCTCTTTGGGCTTCTATTGAATCGAGAAATAGGTTTGATTGTCTATCTTTTTGATATAATATATATAAGGCATCCTCCGGATAATTCAAATCGAAGCAATTGGATGTCCGACTCGAGCCAATATGACATGACCAATCAACAGAAATACTCTAACACTCCACCTTTGTCATATATTCCATACATCACACTAGATAGATATCATATTCATGGAATACGAGTCACTTTCAAGATGCCTTGGTGGTGAAATGGTAGACACGCGAGACTCAAAATCTCGTGCTAAAGGGCGTGGAGGTTCGAGTCCTCTTCAAGGCATAATATTGAGAATACTCATTGAATGAGCAATTCAATAAGAGGCGCCTGTTGGCATTCCAGACTTCCTTCTCCTTTCAGGGCCTATCCGAAAGAGAATCCAGTACTTCTTGGTCGTGAATATCTGAATAGGACAAACCGCCCCGTGGATATCTTTGCTTCGGAACAAAACAATTAGAATTAGGCTCGCGGTCAACTGGAATGTGTATTATCCATATAGGGGATCTTTCAATTGAGAAGATCCGTCGACCTGAGAGACGAAGAGAAAGGTCTATCTATTTTATTTAGTTATTCAGTTAAACCAATGATTCGTTATTGTAACAGATAGCAACAACCATTTCATCCGACATGCGTATTTTTTATTTTCCAATGGATTTACATCTTTCATTAATGGAAATTTTTTGATGTAGTGAGTAATAGCTCTGGTTGTTCGCTGTTCAAGAATTCTTGTTTAGGCAGTTCATATCATCCATACATAATGTTTTGATCTAAGATTTCAATTCTTCCGTGTTTCAGCAGTAGTATATTGTTCCACGGAGCTAAGGTCCAAAATATGGAAGAAAGCGGTGTTTCCACGACTCTACCACCCAGTCAATTCTGTTCCGCTTAATCCCTATTTCATGGCCACATATCTTTCCGGCTAAGGAATGGGAAACCTTTCTCTTGTTACATGAATCCAATTTTTGTTTCATCCGGGAAAAGCCATCTTTTTTTCAACAATGTCTTTGTCATTTGATCCAATAGCGTTCCGTTAGATAGGAACAGATTTGATAAATACTGATAACTCTCGGATGGAGTATTAAAACGGAAAAATCCATTAGATAATGAACTATTGGTTCTAAGCCATCTCTGGCGATAAATCAACAATTCGAAGTGCTTTTCTTGCGTATTCTTGATAAACCAGCGTTTATATATAGATGTAGGAAGATCTGTTTGGGAAGTAAGAAGCCCCTTTGGCATCTCTTCATCTGCAAAGAATTCTCGATGTGAAAACACAGAGACAAAGGGCTGATCTTTGAATAGGAAAAAAAGTGGATCTGCAGGGTCCCAAATGAATTGGCTTATTAGAAAAAAGCCTTGTTCTTTGGAAGATCTGTCTTTTGTCTGGTACTGCACGGTTCTACTCTGCAAGAACTCCGAATCATTCTCTTGAAGCTCATCCTCTTCATCATAAATGATCCGCTTGCCCCGAAATGACCTAGCCCAATAGGGAAATCCCAATTCATTGGGCCTTTCGATACAATCAAATAGAAAGCCCCAAGGGCGCCATATTCTAGGAGCCCAAACTATGTGATTGAATAAATCCTCCTCTATCTGTTGCGGGTCGAGGACTCCTTCTCGTTCCCCTTCTTCAAACTCCGATTCGTATTGTTCATAGAGAAATCTCTGATCAACGATAGAACAAGATCCATTTTGCATCATATCTAAGGGATTCCTTGGTTCGGGCCGAAGAAGCAATGTCACTCGATCATTATCAAACTGACTGCAATCTTTTTCTGTCCGTGAGGATCCCACCAGGGTGCCTTCTACTTCTAATAGGCCATGAACTAGATCAGAATCATTCTCAACGAGTCCATAAGAAGTGATCCCATTTTTTTCATCGGGTCCGGGTAGAGACCAAAGGTCTTGAGCGACCGATCCGGCAGAACAACTCAAAAGATAAAGAAGTATCGTTAATTTCTTCATGCTCGTTCCAAGTTCGAAGTACCATTTGTACAAATAAGAATCCCCTTCGTTACATGATTTCTTCTTCATATAGATAGATATAGGATCTATGGAGCAATTACTTAGAAGTACATTTTGTGCAACAGCCCTTCCTATCTGATAGAAAAGGATCCCATGATCATGAACCGATCTTACCTGGGATCGCAAATCCCAAGTTTGTCTATGAAGAGCAGATCTAATTATATCAGTGTCTATAATTAATTTATTCTGTGTAATACTAATCGATAGGGCCTCATTGGTAAGTGCTACAAGATCTCGTACATTGGAACCCATGGTTATGGACCCGAATCCATTAGTATGGAACATTTTCTTTTCCAAGTGAAATCCCCTAGTATATGAAAGAGTGAAAAAGTGCTTTCGTTGTTGTGGAATAAGAAGCCTTCGTATCTTAATGCATGTATTTAATTTATTCGGAGCTATTAGAGCGGGATCTACTTTTTGGGGAAGATGAGTCGAAGCAATAACAAGAATATTTCTAGTGGAACGTCTTTCACAATCCCTGGAGAGATAGTTCACTAATAGACCGAGGGATAAGTAATTCGACTCATTCACATCTAGATCATGAATGTTTGGAATCCATATTATGCAAGGAGACATTGCTTTTGCTAATTCGAATTGAAGGGTGATATAAAATCGGTCTATTTCCGGCATCATATCCATAGTTAGCGCATTCGTCATAGTTAGGAGCTCCAGCTCCGTATCAAGGTCACGGTCAATATCGTCACTATCATCAATATCGTCACTATCCTCAATAAGAAAACCCTTAGGCTTGTTATCCAGGAACTTGTTCAGAAATACTGTAATGAAAGGAACATAGGAGTTTTCCGCTAGGTATTTGACCAAATAGGATCGTCCAGTTCCTATAGAACCTATCACTAAAATACCCCTAGAGGGGGATAGGGCTAAGCGGAGCGAAAAGGGTTTTCCATGAGATGGGAAATTAAAACTATTAGCCCCACACGAGGTTTGTGAATAAGTGATTGTCTGATAATGAGCAAGGAATATCCGTCTTTCTGCTAAACAGGATGTATTGAACTCATAATTCATTAGATACTTTTTATGAATGTAAACTAAGTATCGTAAGTAAATTGCTCCCGGTTGTTCAATCATTTGATAACCAGAGTCATTCTTTGATAAATGATCACTATGAGTCAGACTCAATAGAATTTGATCAATCCTTTTTTCTGTCGTTAAGGTGGAGAACTGAACCAAGAATTCTCTTTCTTTATCATCAATCGAATCACTGTTCGAGACCCAGGATTCTATTTTATCATCAATCCAATCACCGTTCACGTTTTTTCTTTTTCTTATCAATGAATAGATCTCTTTACTTGTATGACTTAGATGTCTCGTATTTCTCGAAAAAGCGATTGGATTGATGGGATTTGGTATGATACTTATGAGATCGATGAGATTGATATTCAAATATTTCTTCTTAGAACGTATTGATTTGACCCCATAAGCGGGACCACCACCCCATAGCATGTTGCCGCCAGAAGCATAACCCCGTATTTCTTCTATAGAATCTCCTAATTGTTCCAGAGCAACTAGAAAGAGATTCTTTAACCATAAAGAATTCAGTTCAGATGTAGGATACCTATCCAGAAGTTTTCGCAACTCAATCATGTATGATGGAATCATCAAAGATTTGACCTTTTCGAACTCTGTCTGTAACTCACTATAGGCTCGAGAAACAAAGAGAAGATGTGTACGAACGAGATATCCAGCAACAAGAAGAAGGAAAAGGATTGAATAGAGGAACTCCCGAACATTTGGCGATCTCAGATGTGTCGATATCAATGGTGACTCATTATTTCGATGAATCATTTCTTCGGACAGAAGAAGATTATGTAAACACTTACTCGAAATCTCACTTATCAGATTCCATTGTGTCTTCCACAATTTTTTCTGAAGAATTCGCCATGATATATCTGATCCATGCATAATATCATGAAAAATGGATACAAATTTTTGGCTGCTACTTAGTATCGGCAATAGGTCTGAAAAAGTATCTAAAAATATCAAATTTAGATATTTGTACCCTGTCGAAGTAAGGAACCATGGCATATATGTTTGGAATAGATTCCATTTTGAGAGAGTTGAAAAAGCACTATCTCGTTGAAAGGTTCTATACATCTGCCCTTTCTCAAGGCATTTCTTTAGACAAAGACTCCGTTTTTTCCTCTTTTCGGATGGTAAATATTTCTCAGAACATGGAGTGTGAATCAAACCCATGTTTGAATTGAAATTGAGATACTGCTGCAAGTTCTTCCCCTCTGAATCAGATAGATTCATATCTGAAAGAGGTTTACAATAAGTTCTTTCAAAATTTACTATTTGTCCCTCTGTTAGAGGTGTTCCAAAAATGTCTGCGATCGAGTAAATAGCTCTACGAACGAATGGATCGGATCGAATTGGAAAATGGAAAGATTTGTACAAGTTATACCTTTCGTCACCACTTTGTGGAAAATCGTTAGGTATGAATATGTTAGAGACCTGTGACTCGATTGGTGAAATAGTATCTCTCTCCAAAAAAGCATGTTTTTTTTTACCGCCGCACAAAGAAAATATTTTGTTGCGAATGAACAAGATATTGAGGAATTGTCCATACGTAAAATCATAATTATTGACACGGGCCTTTTCCACATAAAAAGGGAATCTTTTGTTACAATCGAAGCAGAAGTGATGTGGATTATTCAAGAATCGAAGTCGATTTGCTTTATAAAAAGAAGATATCAATGAACTTCTATGAAATGGTTTCGCGGGATTCGGCCAATTGTCTTGATCGTGGGATATCATTGAGAAATAGGAATACGTGTTATCAAAAGATTTCTTGCGATTATTTCTAGTATGGAATGAGTCAATCATCCACCACTTTGGTATCTTATTGAACAAAAATGGTGATATTGTTCCTCCATTGATCAAGAATTTCGATTTCTGGGAAGTATCATGATCATCCAATAAGAAGGGTTTCAATTTTTTCAAATGAACGATTTGAAGACCTATTGATTCTAACAACTGATTGCAGAGTTGATCATTCGGACCTTTCAATTCATAGATGTGGATCTCGGACCTATGAATGGGGATATTCCCGAAACTCACAAAGAAAAAAGGAAGTGAGTTAGACAAAAAGAGAAGAAACTTGGACAAAAAAAGAAGTAACTTGGACAAAAAGAAAGGAAGTGACTTAGACAAATCTTTTTTGTCGATAACCTCAGACCAATCAATCGAATATTGATTAATACGTAATCGATCGAACACTACTTGAAAATAAAAACGGCTCTTCTGTTCAGAAATGAAATGTTCCAAATGTTCCTGGAAATTCTTGCTCCCATTGGACCATTTGTATCTATATGCATTAGGATCCCGATTCATAGATCTCTCGGTTCGAGAAATAAAAATACGAGGATCGAACCATTTCTTCTGGCTCTTTTTCAAATTTGATAAATGTTGGTTGATCGTATATTTCATTATAGTTCTATGATTCAGAGTATCATTTCCTATTTGATCCCTTTGCATTCCATATTCGAAGTTGCGATCGGATCTATTCATTAAAAAGAATCGATTCAATACATTTATTATGTACCCACAGGTGTTATATTGGATTTGAATCAGATTTCGGATCAATCTATATTGATTGACTGCCTCCATTATGTTGTTGCTAGCAAATACCACTATTTTGGGTTTTGGATCTTCCAAATCATTCCCGCAGGAGGTCCGGACCCATTTTTTTCTGATCCTTCGATAAAAGGATTCATTCTCTTCATAAAAAATAGGAGGTAGAACCAATAAATCTTTCTTTTTCGATTCATCCCTGGAGTTGAATACCTCATTCAAGAATTGTTTTTGATCCAATCTGCAGGAATCAATAGAAAAGGTAAATCCCTTATGATACGCCAGATCCGGCTCGGTTATTGATAGAGTGAATCTATCCGCCATTTCTTGAAATCTCTCTTCTGATTCAAAATCGTGGTGTAACGTGTATCCCCCCCTGTTCCGGTCACGAAATAGATGAAATAAATCAAAAAATGGATTTTTGTTCAAGAATGAAATCTTATTGGAACTGTCCATATCCAGTTCATCCTTCGGAACCATATCACATCGTGGATCTGATGAAATAGGATGAATTGAGACGGTATTTTGTAAATAAGTAATTATCTTGAATATATTAACTATTTCTTTATTTTCCGATCGCCTGGAAGGAACAAAAGAAACATCTTGTTCTTTCTTCAACAATTTCTGATCTCTAGTGGACCTCTCAGTAGGATTCGAACCCAGATGAAGTTCTGACCATCTGTCAGAGAAAAAAGAACGAATGGATCTTGTAGGATTCCCAAGAAATTCTTCGATTTCTTCCGGAAGCAGATGATTATTCATCTGCTTCTCACGTTCCGTAAATAGCCGGGACATTGAGGAATATCCAGAAAGGCATTTAGGGAATCGGTCTGATTCTATCTCTGTTCGTTCCGTTTGAAGAAAGGAAGGATCCCAAAGAATCGATCTTTCTTTTAGTTGTTGAATCTCTCGTTGATTGATCAATGTGTGATATTCCGAATCCTCATTACTAATGGAATCGAAATGATCTCTGGATTGATCAGAAGATCCTTTCAATTGGCTAGAATCCGTTACTTGAACGAAACTAGATCTTGTGGAATCATATTGAATATTTGACGATACATTCCGTACCTTGTTAAAAAACCGATCCTTGTTTACCAACCACACATTGTCTAACCAAATCCAATTCTCTCTCGATATGTTCCTCAAAAAATCCGATTCGTGCGGATTCTTCCCCCAACTAAAGAAGAGATCTTGGCGGAATTGCCACATATGAAATTGAGCACAATTTTGCAAAGAAATAGCCCACTTGTTTCTCGAGAAGAGATGGGAAACATGCTCAATATCATTTGATTGAATAGTTGACCCAGCTACTTCAATTGGTATTTTTTCACGAAAAGCAAACATGAGATAACAAATCCAGTCTTTCACTAAGATTTCGAATAGCTGTCCCGAATTCAAGTTGATTATGTTTCGCCTCTTCCTCGGAGAAAGACGATCAAACAATTCCCAATCATGGTCCTTGCGGATCGGATCATCAATATAATATACAAAAAGAAACTCCAGATATTTGATATCTTTCTCTTTGAATGAGATCTCAATTCCAGCGACGGTTTCATTAGATATCTTACAGCTAGAATCCCTCTTTTTTCCGATCCAGTTCCTCCACCACCGCGAACCCCAGTTAGATTCAGGCATGATACACTTTTTAGTTATTGGGAGAGCCCAAGTACTCTCTTTCGGATCCAGGAAACGGCTCTCAGAGATCTTTTTTCCTTTTGGAAGATACAGGAGCGAAACAATCAACCTATTGATATTGGAAGAGCCAAAAGATTCTTCCAATGTATCATTTCTGGGTCCAATGAAATTCATAGGTATAGGAAGAAGTCCTGTCAAATAGAGATTTTTTCTTTCGACCATCTTTCGATTGTTAATACGATATATAAGGACCGCTACTACAAATAGTACTACACCCTTGATCGTGAAATATCGATTGCTTGTTGAACCCTGTGAATTGCGTGAAAGTAAGATACTCCAAATTCGGGAGTCCAAGAGTTTTAGAAAACGTTCTTGATGGAAAAAAATGTGAATGAAAGATCCCACTGAATTGAATTGGGTCCATGAATCTAAGAAATAGTGAGAATTCTTGATCTCTCTCAATATCTCTCTAAATTCGAAAATCCAGGATTTGAATTGATGTCCTTTCATTGAGTCCTCCTAAATTGCATTGATTTATCCTAAAGATTTCATTTCAATTGGAATTTGGTTATTCACCATGTACGAGGATCCCCGCTAAGCATCCATGGCTGAATGGTTAAAGCGCCCAACTCATAATTGGCGAATTCGTAGGTTCAATTCCTACTGGATGCACGCCAATGGGACCCTCCAAAAAGTCTATTGGAATTGGCTCTGTATCAATGGAATCTCATCATCCATACATAACGAATTAGTGTGGTATATTCATATCATAACATATGAACAGTAAGAACTAGCATTCTTATTGAGACTAAAACTCATAGGGAAGAAAATAGATTTATGAATGGAATCAAATATATAGTATTGACAGACAAAAGTATTCGGTTATTGGTTAAAAATCAATATACTTCTAATGTCGAATCGGGATCAACTAGGACAGAAAT
It contains:
- the rps7 gene encoding ribosomal protein S7, whose amino-acid sequence is MSRRGTAEEKTAKSDPIYRNRLVNMLVNRILKHGKKSLAYQIIYRAMKKIQQKTETNPLSVLRQAIRGVTPDIAVKARRVGGSTHQVPIEIGSAQGKALAIRWLLGASRKRPGRNMAFKLSSELVDAAKGSGDAIRKKEETHRMAEANRAFAHFR
- the ndhB gene encoding NADH dehydrogenase subunit 2, with protein sequence MIWHVQNENFILDSTRIFMKAFHLLLFDGSFIFPECILIFGLILLLMIDSTSDQKDIPWLYFISSTSLVMSITALLFRWREEPMISFSGNFQRNNFNEIFQFLILLCSTLCIPLSVEYIECTEMVITEFLLFVLTATLGGMFLCGANDLITIFVAPECFSLCSYLLSGYTKKDVRSNEATMKYLLMGGASSSILVHGFSWLYGSSGGEIELQEIVNGLINTQMYNSPGISIALIFITVGIGFKLSPAPSHQWTPDVYEGSPTPVVAFLSVTSKVAASASATRIFDIPFYFSSNEWHLLLEILAILSMIFGNLIAITQTSMKRMLAYSSIGQIGYVIIGIIVGDSNGGYASMITYMLFYISMNLGTFACIVSFGLRTGTDNIRDYAGLYTKDPFLALSFALCLLSLGGLPPLAGFFGKLHLFWCGWQAGLYFLVSIGLLTSVVSIYYYLKIIKLLMTGRNQEITPHVRNYRRSPFSLRSNNSIELSMIVCVIASTIPGISMNPIIEIAQDTLF
- the ycf2 gene encoding Ycf2, whose product is MEVAGSTIQSNDIEHVSHLFSRNKWAISLQNCAQFHMWQFRQDLFFSWGKNPHESDFLRNISRENWIWLDNVWLVNKDRFFNKVRNVSSNIQYDSTRSSFVQVTDSSQLKGSSDQSRDHFDSISNEDSEYHTLINQREIQQLKERSILWDPSFLQTERTEIESDRFPKCLSGYSSMSRLFTEREKQMNNHLLPEEIEEFLGNPTRSIRSFFSDRWSELHLGSNPTERSTRDQKLLKKEQDVSFVPSRRSENKEIVNIFKIITYLQNTVSIHPISSDPRCDMVPKDELDMDSSNKISFLNKNPFFDLFHLFRDRNRGGYTLHHDFESEERFQEMADRFTLSITEPDLAYHKGFTFSIDSCRLDQKQFLNEVFNSRDESKKKDLLVLPPIFYEENESFYRRIRKKWVRTSCGNDLEDPKPKIVVFASNNIMEAVNQYRLIRNLIQIQYNTCGYIINVLNRFFLMNRSDRNFEYGMQRDQIGNDTLNHRTIMKYTINQHLSNLKKSQKKWFDPRIFISRTERSMNRDPNAYRYKWSNGSKNFQEHLEHFISEQKSRFYFQVVFDRLRINQYSIDWSEVIDKKDLSKSLPFFLSKLLLFLSKFLLFLSNSLPFFFVSFGNIPIHRSEIHIYELKGPNDQLCNQLLESIGLQIVHLKKLKPFLLDDHDTSQKSKFLINGGTISPFLFNKIPKWWMIDSFHTRNNRKKSFDNTYSYFSMISHDQDNWPNPAKPFHRSSLISSFYKANRLRFLNNPHHFCFDCNKRFPFYVEKARVNNYDFTYGQFLNILFIRNKIFSLCGGKKKHAFLERDTISPIESQVSNIFIPNDFPQSGDERYNLYKSFHFPIRSDPFVRRAIYSIADIFGTPLTEGQIVNFERTYCKPLSDMNLSDSEGKNLQQYLNFNSNMGLIHTPCSEKYLPSEKRKKRSLCLKKCLEKGQMYRTFQRDSAFSTLSKWNLFQTYMPWFLTSTGYKYLNLIFLDTFSDLLPILSSSQKFVSIFHDIMHGSDISWRILQKKLWKTQWNLISEISSKCLHNLLLSEEMIHRNNESPLISTHLRSPNVREFLYSILFLLLVAGYLVRTHLLFVSRAYSELQTEFEKVKSLMIPSYMIELRKLLDRYPTSELNSLWLKNLFLVALEQLGDSIEEIRGYASGGNMLWGGGPAYGVKSIRSKKKYLNINLIDLISIIPNPINPIAFSRNTRHLSHTSKEIYSLIRKRKNVNGDWIDDKIESWVSNSDSIDDKEREFLVQFSTLTTEKRIDQILLSLTHSDHLSKNDSGYQMIEQPGAIYLRYLVYIHKKYLMNYEFNTSCLAERRIFLAHYQTITYSQTSCGANSFNFPSHGKPFSLRLALSPSRGILVIGSIGTGRSYLVKYLAENSYVPFITVFLNKFLDNKPKGFLIEDSDDIDDSDDIDRDLDTELELLTMTNALTMDMMPEIDRFYITLQFELAKAMSPCIIWIPNIHDLDVNESNYLSLGLLVNYLSRDCERRSTRNILVIASTHLPQKVDPALIAPNKLNTCIKIRRLLIPQQRKHFFTLSYTRGFHLEKKMFHTNGFGSITMGSNVRDLVALTNEALSISITQNKLIIDTDIIRSALHRQTWDLRSQVRSVHDHGILFYQIGRAVAQNVLLSNCSIDPISIYMKKKSCNEGDSYLYKWYFELGTSMKKLTILLYLLSCSAGSVAQDLWSLPGPDEKNGITSYGLVENDSDLVHGLLEVEGTLVGSSRTEKDCSQFDNDRVTLLLRPEPRNPLDMMQNGSCSIVDQRFLYEQYESEFEEGEREGVLDPQQIEEDLFNHIVWAPRIWRPWGFLFDCIERPNELGFPYWARSFRGKRIIYDEEDELQENDSEFLQSRTVQYQTKDRSSKEQGFFLISQFIWDPADPLFFLFKDQPFVSVFSHREFFADEEMPKGLLTSQTDLPTSIYKRWFIKNTQEKHFELLIYRQRWLRTNSSLSNGFFRFNTPSESYQYLSNLFLSNGTLLDQMTKTLLKKRWLFPDETKIGFM